Part of the Ammospiza caudacuta isolate bAmmCau1 chromosome 3, bAmmCau1.pri, whole genome shotgun sequence genome, CTCCCCACTCaccgcggcggggccggggctccgCTGGGCCGCCTCACCCGGCGCGGGCACCCACGGTCTCCAGAAGGGCGCAGGGCTGCGGGGCGAGGGCAGGGCCGTGAGCGCAGGACCGGGCCGTCCCCCGCACcgggaggaggagaggggcgAGTAACCCTGCGGGGGCAGCGCCGCCGAGAGCGGGCGGGGACAGCCGCCCTCCATCCTCCGCCCGTGCGCGGctgctcgcttatcgccgccGCCCGCGGGCCCGGAGGCTTTTATAGCCGGCGGCGGGCGCTGCGCGGAGCGGAGCCCCCACCTCCCCCGGCTCATCTGCCAGCGCCATCCGCAGAAAGGCCCCGCGCGAAGGCGCCGCCGTGTAAACACGGGGCGCGGGCATGCCCCAAATGGCCCGGGGAGGGGAAGCGGGCGCGGGGGGGATTTGGCGAGTCGGTGTTAATCGCACTCCAGCAGACACATGGCAGCTGcccgggggcgggcggggacAGCCCTGTGGGAACGGAGGGGGGGCGGCGGCACCGGGGATGCGCCCGGCCGCTCTGCGCCCCGGCGGCGGGGTCCGGCCCCCGCCACCGCGGCCTTGTGCTGTTCCAGCCGTGTTTGTTTATGCCCCGGAGCGGCGAGTCACGGCGTGTGGGCACCGCGGATGGCAGGCACGGACATCCCATCCCCGGGTGGCGGGGGACATGACGCCCTTCGGAGGGGTTCTTATTCAATAACGCGTCAGCCCCAGTGCGCTCCCTGACGTGTTCCCCCTCAGGCAACGGTGGTGGctctttttatatatttgtatctAAATAtatgcagacacacacacaccttttTTTAATAGGGTATTTTTACCGTGCCTGCCTTAATTCCTTTTTATTGTGGTCCAATACTTTGTTCCGCTGCCAGCGCTGGATGCTATCACTACAGGTGCAATGTTTTATGTGGAGCTCCTGCCGTTTCCATGTTCCCCGGTACCAAGGGAGTTTacttttgtttctatttttattttgtttctatttttatttattatccCCTTTTCTTTCTGAGGTTGCAATCAGTGATGCGTGTGAGAGGAGCAGAAACAAGTTACATAAGAGCTGGTAAACAGTAATAATATCAGCCTTAAGGACTAGGAGGGTtggtgggatggagctgccctAGATGCTGAAGGAGGGCTTAAACCCCAGGTAATTTATTGTCCCGTTAAAGACCCACATTACTGAGGCACTGTTTGGAATAGTATTTTGCCTCCTCGAGTTTGTCTGAGGCATAAGGAATGTGTCTACCTTAGCATTGCCCAAGAGTAACTGCAAGTAGCTGCTGCTCTAAAAAGAGTAGCTACAGGCTTGTGCCTTCTCCACATCATCTTCAGCACAATCCATTTCACCAAATAGTACCAGCAGTACCAGTTGTAAAAAATGTTACATGTTAGAAGCTGTGTGGGAAATGTAATCAGGGTAATCTTTCACATCCTAAAGTCAAAACCAGATGTAGACCGACTTGCCTTTCTGAAGGAAAGCAACCACTTACGTTGAACAAGAAATAGTTGGAAGAATGCACACATTCAAGCTTGTGTGTGCTGTGATACATTCCAACTTTATCAGTGGACATACTCTGTCATTTTGGAGATTTGTGCCATTTGGCCACTTGGAAAAATTGATAATTATGACTTTAAGAGTTAATAAAGGAAAAGgtattttccagtgaaaatccAGTTTAGTAGGACGTGATGTTTGTAGCCCTTTGTGTTTTTCCTTGCCTTATTTTCACTTTGACCTAGAATGAGATTGATTAAAATCAGTGAACAAAAGGCTCAAACTACAATTCATATTCATCTCACAGCTAAGAAATAGAGAATAGAGCAAAGTATAGTAACTTGTGCAATAAACCAAATGTGATCATAAGCAAAACtgtttctacatttttttccaaatagcTACTGTGATGCTTGTTGGTGAGGTAAAgcataaaagaaatatttaaaagctcTCTGGTACTAGATTCTTCTTTGGCTTAAATGAAGTGAAAGCagtaatttttatatttcacGTTTCTCCTTTGAGAAGTTTAACACAAGCTACATAAGGGAAAAGAAGAGGCAAAGTTCATTGTCTaaagaacaaaagcagaaacatcCTCCATCGCATTAGTAGTGACAAAGGGCTAGGAGAACACAACATCAGCTTTATCTGTTTGGTAAagcataaaaattaattttaatgtctACAGTGAAAGCAACAAAAGATGAGGTATCTTTGACCAACGACTTTTAATTGTCTCAGGATTCTTTTTAGTACCTGCCTGAAATGAGAAAACATCCTAGGGAGAAAGTGTGATTTACCCATTAGAGAGCAAATTGAAATAGAGGTGTTGAAAGGATAAGGAGAAAATAATGACTAACAGCTGTTGTTCCCCTGCATATTTTCACACTGTGTCAGTCTTCTTGGCTTTTCAGTTCAGTAATGCAGTCCTGTTTGTTGAGAGAAATACAGAAGTCTGTCATTGCAATAATAACTTGTTATCATtgacatcattaaaaaaaaataaaaaacaacaagaagaaaaaacaaaaacaccactaacaaaaaaaaaaaacccaaatccttAACATTTTGCTATCTTCCCATTGACCTTGAAATACAGACTGGAAACTGATAAATCAGGGATAGAAGATGCTTTGTCATGTTTGTCTCTTCTACAATTTGTACGCTGTGTAGTAACAGTGCATTGTTCATTGTTTCATCATGCTAAAATCTCTTCAGGTAGGAGCTACATACCACTGCTGAACAAATAGTTGGTGTAATGGGAGTGATGGAATACTCTTTAAACTGGTTCTTTTAATACAGTAGTGGAATACATAGCTCTGAATTCAACATGAAGTCCAATAGAGGCAGTTCCCTCATGCATTCTTGACTCATCTAACTAAAGCAATATTTCTCATTGTCTGCCTTAGTTCCTGCTTTTTTGTATTTCCACGTTTTTAAAAAAGTACAAGTCCTGAGTTTAGGTTGTACATACATAACTAGACTGCCTCTAGGAAAGGAAGGCTGCTAATCAGGATCTAATACACTGTGCTTTATTATACTggaatgaaaactgaaaaattgtGGTTTATGGTCTTATTTACTCTTgtgcaataataaaaatacctgTGCTTTTTGAAAATTTCTCTCAAGGTCATAGATTTAAAAGACTTACTTATACCATTTTCCAAGCAGATCATAGCCAGTCATTTACAGGGTTCAATCCTGCTTAGCCATACGTTGATTTTTATAGGAATTTTTGTACAAAATTGCAATTGAAGAATTTCAAATAGAGTACAAAAATTCTTGTACAGTAATTCTTCTACCAGAATTATACCAAGTAGTATTTTTCCCgaatgaaagtaattttttaaaatttggtttaAATTGATTAAAAGTGATTTTGTGGCTTTCTGCAGTGTGACATCTTGAAATGTAGTGCACTGTTAATAGGAtacacagaaaagcaaacacagagaTCTGTGCAGATTTCAGTGTGCTACTATAAACAAGAAGGTGTTCACAAATGGCTTAGAGCTAAATTTGACAAGACGGTGCTAATCACACTGGGCATGGGAATATCTGGACAGAGGACAGTCAGCTGGCTTCATATTCACCTCCCTTAAGGCAGAAATACCTCTCACTTATGAGTAAAGCAGGGacatttaatgaaaattattgCATGAGTAGATATAGGGAGAGAATTGGCTTAATCTAGTCAGGAATTTGTTTTAGTGACAAAAGCAAGGTCAAACACGTGGAACTGTTCTTCTTCTTACTGAGACTGAACTGAGAAAACTGATTAACAGACAAAATTTGATCTTGATTATTTTATAGCCTAGCTTCATCTTGATGCTTCCACTTTTAGCAGCACTTTAGGACCAGGTTTTCAAATTAAGTCTATGCCTGATATTTGCATATAGGTATTGACTGTACATACATATGTCATTTGTTTATGTGTTTGGTCTGTTAGCTCATAAATTGATATCTTTTTTCCCACTAAAAGCAAAGTTCACACAGGAAATTTGTGAACAACTTTGGTAGATGTTCATCTGTATGCAATAACAATTTACTGAAAACTTTGCAGTGGTGTCTTATGAGGCTTTAAGCATTTTTAGCTGTGATATGACACAAAGGGCATTCTTTCTGCTAtagtttgaaaataaaacatcaatTTGCAAAGCAAAAAGACCACCACAGATGTGTTTACCAACCTTTGTCCTTACCACTATTTGGATTTGATAGAGTATTTTCAATAGACCTAATGTACCTGAAAGTGGGCTTCATTCAGCATTTTCACaaaatgatttatttttgtcaATAAATAATATGATATCCAAACTACACtccaagaaataaaataaatacaaattaacctttttattaaaaaaaaaaggaacataaCTAAGTCAGCAGACCAGTCTATTCACATTACCAGTGTTACCAATGGCTATAAAATGATTGCTTGGTTAATAAAGGTGGTGCTTGTCCTATTGCTGGTATGTATTTTTACCATCCTATTTATATACAAAAACGCAGTATATAATCAGAGTCATTCCACTTAAACCAAAGTGCCTGGTGATTCCCACAGAGGTGTATGTTGGAGATCTAAAGATGAAATCCTCTTTCATGAACATATCCATCCCACTTCTCCTCATTTCACTGGATTTTGACTAGATTGTACTAGTATTAAAcatcattctttcattttatGCAGAAAATTATTCTCCCCCTCCTCTATTTAAATGAAACACCAGAAAGAAAACTTTGTGAAACGGAGGGATGCAATTCCAGGAAAGGATGTCTTTTCACCCTCTTTTTGCTATTGGGAACCAGCTGCTGGTAATTCAGGAGTGAATGGCCTCACTTGAAGGGGCACAGCTCTACATTTCATCCTGCCAATGAGACTGAAACCCTCCAACTTCCTCAGGTTTATGCCAGAGCTGGTGCTGTTACAGGCTTTGTGCTGGGGCGGTCGCTGCAGTCTGCTGGGGGACGAGCAATGTGCTGTGTGTGTTCATGGCACACGAGCGAGCCCCGCGTGTCCAAGTGGCAAAGTGTGACTGCACACAGCACCTTGGGCTTCCTCATTTCCCTCCCCCTCTGCACTCCGCTCCCAGGCCCAGGCCGGCAAATGGTAAAGGATAATGTATCCACATGGGAAAGCAGCACATTAAGGGACTGAGAGTGTGTAATGGAATCAGTCACCAGTTACAGggatcttttaaaaaaataggagTATCACTTGCTATTGAGTTATGGGCACTTTAAATTCCATGCAGATAAGGAACAGAGACATCAGTGCTGAACACCAATCTTGTTAACCTCTTTTAATAGAATAGGAGTCGGTGAAACACTGATATATCATTGatgccagggctcagcagaaGTGTCTGGCTGGCTCAGCATAATGCAGCATAATGTCACAGTGTTTGCTGCAGTTGGAGCACAGAGTGCTGCAGTGTGGCACTGGCAGAATTTGCCCTCTTGCCTCTGGAAATAAGTGAGAAGCAGCCAAATGAAATGAAGCCAACAGCTATTGACAGAAGAGATGAAGAAATTAAGATAATCATTGGAATGTCCTGATCTGACCCCTCTGGTAATACAGTCCCTAGCAATGTCATCTCCTCTCTCACAATGTTCCATTCAATTAACTGTTTCTTCAGATATATTGCTTTCCTAGCTACAAAGATAGCGATGGAAGCAGAGCGGTTGTTTTTCAATTTCCCTTGTCTCTCCAAGCTATCAGCACAGCATCAACTCTCCCTTAAAGATGCATGCCACTAAGCATGATGTATATAATGCAGAATGATGTATATAATGGAGCATTTAACCTCTGTCAGGAGGGAATGAATTGCAAGAAACAGAGCTGTACCTCTGAGAAACAAGCACCTGAGAAAGGCAATGTGAGTCCTGAAGATAAGCAGTGCCAGCCCGAGGCGCACACTCGGTATCTCGTACTGCACTGCAGGGATGTCAGAGCTCTTACTCAGGTGCCTGCAGATAGCTGCTGACAGGAACCCTCTaagcctgcagctcctcactggcTTCTTGTGACTGATGTTCTGAGGCTGCCAATTCCATCGTGTCAGAATTTCAGCACTTCTTTGAGCATGCTCCCAGGGATCCTGAGCACAAGGGATAGGCTGCTAGCCTGTCTGTTATTAATGAAGATGCAGATAAGTGCCAAAGGTAACAAAGGTAAAAACTGTTATCACTTGTTTTTCAGGCTGCTTGTCAGTACCCTTAAAATCACAATTTCCATTGCTtataattttccaaattttattTGAGCTAAATTTTCCTGTGGTAGAGGAATTAGTTGGGGGCGGGGGTGCGGGAGGGAATGTGGGAGTGGAGGAGActgcaaacaaaacaagacaGCTCAAATCACTGAGCCATTTTcaagaatcatagaatgttttGGGATGAAAGGGACCTTAAGTATCActtagttccaacccccctgccaggggcagcaaTGTCACTCATTAgttcaggttgctcagggccccatccaatCTTGGCTTGAACACTTCTGGGGACTGGGAGATCATCTTGCAATATGAAAAAGTTCTGATGCCTTTTTTTTGGAGAGGAGTAGGTTTTAGTAGATATGGGGAAAGTCATCTTAAAGATGTGGGAGCAAGGAGACTGGATCCAAGTCCCAGATAGGCATCAGagaacagggagagaaaagaggCAGGACAGTCACCAAAGAGCAAGGCTGCAGAAGCAAAGCAAGAGTGACTAGAATAGGAGCTGGCAAAAGAAGGCATTTAGCATGGGAAGGACAATTTTGACTGGAAAATTATAACTTGGTGATGTCAGAACAGAGTAAGAAGATTGAGGTGAAGGACTGGGGACAGGAAGACCTCCAAGTGCTTACAAATGGGAAAATACTGGGAAAACAGTCTTAGTGAAGGACGTTGAGCCTGGATGTTTTGTTCCTGGACATAATCTGAAGAGAGTCTGAAAGCTAGAACCTGGGACTGGTTAATAAGAAGTAAGATGAAAAGTCAAAATTGGGAAGATACATGTCTAAAATATTGGTACAttgaggagaagggagagggtAATTGAGTTGGGAATAAAATCAATGTAGGAGTTGTAGCCCCAGTGTGCACCTTTCCAAAGCCTGTGTGGACCTCAGGAGACTCTATTCCAGCAAGGCCTGAGAAACCTGCTGCAAAGGTCCCATAGTCTTCTAGAGAGGTTCCAAGTTAGTAACACGAACAGTTACTCTTTTACCTCAAAGAACAAAATCCTGCGTCATACTGAATTTTTCTGTTGCTGGGCTTGCATGGGTctttcagggtgaagagagaggcgagaatcttgactccatgatcagaaggctggatttattattttatgatatatatgtTACATTATGACTAcactaaaaggaatagagagaaaagtctCAGAAGCTTGTTagcaaagaatagaaaaggaatgaataaacaaaggagctctctctgattctgtcccagagatgtctgtgacatttttCTATCTAGGTCCTATTATTGCATGACCTGATGATTTTTCCCACCTGGTTTTTCCATTTGTATTTGTATAACATAGCAATTCACCTCTAGACTGTAATGTGGAACAATTTTAATTCTGCAGTCAGTCACCCAGAAAGCAGAAacctaaaaaaaattctgtgaggTTCACAGATGACTTTTAGCTCATCATATATAAGTGTTTAATAGCTCTTTATTTAAATCTAACATGAATTCAGGTTGCTGTTCAATAGAAACCTTCAGACAACTGATTGTGTCCTAGAAGAAGAGAGTGTCTCCTAAAAATGTCCTAAAATGTCAAAAATGCAATGGGCAGGCAAGATGACAAGCTCTCTGGCTCAATCTGTGTCTCTACTGCCTCTGAAAGATGACCAGTTTAACTTAGAAATGCCTAGTTTAGCTTGACAATAGCTTTTAGATGTCTCAGGCTAGGTAATGTGAATCCAAATTACATATCTCTGTATTTGTTTGTCTGATACGAGGCTGCAGTAAGATTTGTAGAAGTGCTTAAGTCTGTCCCTCCGAGGGTTTGCAAGTGCAAATTCCCTCTTGCATTTTTGTGTCCTAAATAGCTTGAACACTATGGATCTGAGGCTCATGAGTGCATTTGAAATTAATGAGAATCATGCCTTTAATGCAGTACTGTATAATTCAGTACTATATAATACTATGGAAAAATGAAGTCCTAATTATCTCAAACTGGCCAGCCAGGTTTAAAGAGCCTTTTTAGCCACTTGGTATAAAATGGCAGCAGTAGTCTCTAAAGGCTCTGTGGAGTCTTAATTCCTGCAGCCACCATGGTTACTGGCAGAATCTTAatatcatagaatggtttgggatggaagggaccttaaaaatcatctaggTCCAATTCCCGGGCCATCAGAGCAGCATTTTGAAATCTTGTCTTGTTTTTGCTAAGAAAGGAAGCCATCAGAGTGTGCAGGCTGAGCAGAGAACAAATGATTTGCTGAAAAGCCGATCAATACCTTCTCATCACCTATTCTGAGCactgagagaggaaagggacttGTGAAAAACAGGAGGTGGTGGTGCCATTGACTGCCATAATGCATAGACACATGCAAGCTGAATTTAGGTTGTGTAGATAACCATAATCCTGGCATTTTTCTAACTTTCTGATGCTCACTCTCACAGTCTTTACAATGTTGTTTTGACACACAATTGTCTGTGAGTGTAAGACATTGTCTGTGGTGTATTCCAGCTGGAAATTTTGTTGAGATTCTCCCCTTTTTAATTTCCCTCAAAAGCCTTTGTGCATGCCTTTATGTGCCCAAACATAATATTCAAGATACTATTCACCACCAAATTTATCAAAATATTCAATATATTTCATATCAAGCAGAAAACTATGGGatacaatatttggttttgACATGAATGTAGATACTTAGATACAGGTATTATACACAGGTAAAACTTTCAAAATAGGTAATTGAAAATTTTCTCTCATAGTCAtaaatttgtcattttttaaGACCTTGAAGAACACTATCACAGTGTTTTTAAAGCTGCATCCTCAATATTTTAATCACCTTCCTCAGCTCACATTTTTattgatttctttcctgtttgAGCTACAGCCACAGTCTCATTAGGAGACATTGCATTCCTGCACATCCTGGTATTCACAATAAGAAATACAGGATAGCAATAAGTGTGATATCacattattaataatttttactCTCTCATCTTTAAATTTTCTCttggcattttttttcattagtatgCTTTAAGAATTCCACAGATTCCACTTTCCAAGTTACTGATGTGGCTTTACTCTGTGAAACAGAAGTCTCTGGATAATTAGCATTTTGTTAGTCAGCCAAGTATCTCTCTGGCCTCCAGGCATTGCTGCAGCATGAGTATAAAAAAAGAGTCTGACATTTTTCCATTACATTTACCTTCCATCTTCCTAAATTGGTTCTTTCTTCAAAATAGCAGTTCATATCATaacaaatttggggatttttttgttgctgaaatACTTTGTAGCTATAACAGACATTGTaaattattgttgttgtttctcTGTTTTTCGCCCTTACAGAATTTATATTTATCTCTAGCTATATTTATACTGTTAAAATATATTGTGTGTAAAACATACATTATATAggagaatatatatatatattcttacCATCCAAGAATACTGacatttcatatatatatatatatatataccataaaatataTATGGAATTTTTGCATATGGATGAAGTacatattaaattaaattaaagtaCATATTAAATTAACTTTTACCTAAATATATATGGCCTAGTTGGAAACTGAAAAAATAGGAAATCTAAACTTTGTCAGATGTATCTTCtaaataaaaattgcaaaaaatatgtattttttaaatggtgCTGTTATTCGAGgaaatttaaaacacaaaaaattttAAGAGTGTTTTCCATCTTAAATGCAGAGCTAATCctggaaattatttctttagaTATTCATTCTCTCAGTATTGCAAGAGATGTCTCATATTGTTGGCAAATACTCCATAATAAAATATGACTTCTCATGCACACTAAGTAcctttctgtttaaaatacatattttaaatacattgaaacttatatatttatttgtgggtttattatttatttatttactgagATACATAGAAAGGATTAAGGGGACATGAATATGGAGTGATaggcataattttaaaaaatattaagtgAATGCTCTGTTAAAGCAACTTTTATGCATAAACATTCTTAAGTACATTGTTGAGAGCAAGTTTGGGAAATTTTTTGCATTTGAACATATGTTAGTATGTATATTAACatataattttcattataaatGAAACCCAGGATTATGTTTAACTCAGAATAACTGAGAGTTTCATTTCCAGGTGCACATTTTGCTTTTATCAGAAAAACCCATATGTTGATTGGCAGCACACTGGAAATCTAAAAAGGATTGAGTGGCCTCAAAAAAAATGCctcaaaaggaaattttaaatcctgccctggctgcctctgaAACCTGCAGTGACTTTACTTTGACCTGCAAAGGAGCTGTATGAATTCTCACGTGATGTCACAGTGCCAACAAACACGTAACATTCagaggcagggaaagaaaacctgtTTTGACACTGCAAGACCTGTTACTGTTCAATCAGACAAAGAGAAAATACCAGCTTCTGAGGATCCATCCTGTCATTTCAATTCTTCAAAGAACTGTAGATCTGAGGTGCCTTCATGAATTTTCTTATAACATGAGCAGGGAAAGAGTGGAAGATCCATGCTTGTTTTTTCCTCACACTGAAgccaggaagaaatttgtttGAATAAAAACTGATGGTGCTTTTCTAAAGAGGTTactatttttcttccctttcctgatGCAGCTTCTGTTCTCTCTCATTGCTCTCTTTCCATGGTAGGAGAGCAGGTGCAAGGCAGACGCTTTGGCAGATAGAAATGTTCTGGTACTATAATTATAATCAACATTTCTGTGTAAAATACCCAAGGGTTTATGCATGCACAACACATACAGGATGTTCCTCATGGAGTTTTCAGTTTCTTGCTCTCAGTCATAAACACAAATACCTTTAATTTTCTGGAGAATTCCACTTTTAGGGGAATGAGAGTGTTTGAGGAGGGGTGTTAGGAGTGAGATGCCCCTGAAAGTACTGGCTTGACCAAGCTTAATCCTCCTTTGTATTCAAGGTGACCTTGCTATTGTGGAATGAGAGGAAGCATGGTGAATATTCTGCAAAGGCTTGGATTTATGAATGGCAtcagcctccccagcacaccCTTTAAGTATGCATGTAAGGTTGACTGTGGAGGAGCACGTGCAGCACAAGGCTGTGTTATTTCCATGGGCTTCACAGGGACATGGGATTCCCTACAGGCCAAGTAGCAGGACAAATCTGTAATGGAAAGCTTTCTGGGAGCTGGAAATCAGGGCTGGAAAGCTTTCTGGGAGCTCTCCCTGAAGGGGGAGGACACAGGTTTTGtgtcttcctctgtgctgcACATGCAAACCATGGTGACAGTTGGGGTAATGGCTTTCCAAGGCAGACACAAGAAATTAGCTCAGCTGAATAGCACGCCTCAGTGAGCACCTGAGCCAGggatataatttttaataaatcaatTACTTCAAAAGGttcatctctgtgtgtgcaaatatgtctgtttatttctttatttgcagGTGGATAaatacttgaattttttttgcttatttaaaaacaaagatcTCCATTTTTGGTTAATTATGCACAAACTGTGTTTGCTGTTCCTTCTAACCAAACTGATGTGTACCAAGGAACTCTGTCAGCAAGATCAACAGACTCACCCCATCTCTCTGCTCTCTTGTTGAACTGGGCTGCTATGATTGAGTATCCCACGAGGACACTACACAGATTCATATTTATAATTTAAGATTTCTATTCCCTGAACATCTCAAGTATTGTGTTTAACAGTCTTTATTTCCATAACCCATCTTtccatattatattatattatataagaTATTATAAGATATAAGATATTATATTATCTTTCCAGTAAATATAATAAAGGCAAATGCAGAATGTGTGAAAACCCCAGCTTTCAGTGGAGAAGGGAAAGGGTCTGCTAGCATTcaggattaaaagaaaaaagagaatgtAGAAGTGCTTTAAAATGGAGGATTGAAGACAAGGTGACAGATGCAGGAGAGCACGCCAGTTGGAGTGACTCATTATTGAAAGGGCAAATCTGAAAACACTCTGCATGCCTGAGAGAAGATGACAAAATCCAAACAGCAGACAACAAAGATTGGTGCAAACACTCAAAAGGAGTCAGACATATAAATGGGTTAGATCAGCACTCCACATGGAAGTGCTCTGTGTGACTGCTGGGATGGAGATTAGTGAAC contains:
- the RIPPLY2 gene encoding protein ripply2, with translation MSRGRWGLRSAQRPPPAIKASGPAGGGDKRAAAHGRRMEGGCPRPLSAALPPQGYSPLSSSRCGGRPGPALTALPSPRSPAPFWRPWVPAPGEAAQRSPGPAAPHSPGGLAGASRKLAQYTHPVRLFWPKSRCYDYLYQEAEALLKNFPVQATISFYEDSDSEDDEDQQEQDSGTESDC